From the Acidobacteriota bacterium genome, one window contains:
- a CDS encoding thrombospondin type 3 repeat-containing protein — translation CDACPNDANNDIDGDTVCGDVDNCPTTSNVSQTDTDSDTLGDACDTCPNDANNDIDGDTICGDVDNCPTTSNVGQADTDSDTLGDACDTCPNDANNDIDGDTICGDADNCPTISNSSQTDADSDGAGDACDVCPNDVNDDIDGDGVCGDVDNCPTLANASQTDTDSDGLGDLCDADDDNDGVADGPDCAELIIGVADDPDPVSDSLRLSKSGGQVTLEWGRAAQGQTYNVYRGNFDSGTFNYDESCLNGPIPSRTTTDDTALAPGTGHYFLVGARNRCNDSVIGSDSDGILRNPAIACAVAELDFDIDGIGDLDDNCAMVANASQDDADVDFVGDACDNCAANSNPNQSDRDADGAGDECDTCTDFDGDGFGDPGFAANQCALDNCPGIANPLQVDGDGDGIGDACDSCPADANNDADGDGRCANVDNCPVTANPLQQDVDGDLIGDACDSCVDSDGDGFANPGSGSICPDDNCPTISNAGQLDGDGDGMGDVCDSCPADPANDADSDGVCDDLDNCVGLANGPQIDSDLDGIGDACDSCPLNPAPACVPCPVGTDPDNDGVCYLESVLLEGVGLIADVVLDSGSPLVYVANDDDPGIGTAWTADVFNDSGWTPGTFGIGYESNVVGAHNLISTPVSEDSLSIYTRSEIQITDLPSITRFTVELDYDDGVAIWLNGVEIHRTLEVPAGALAWDSNSLAHESSNGPFPIYSRPVDLSSVAIPLLREGSNTVAIGVWNSAPMVGPSTDLVVAPRIVVKRPITPNMRYLTNVSDPGLGLSWTATAFNDGPWTEGQYGVGYERGVGAEALIATTVTDGAHSVYTRTNFTLTSLAEINSMLLAADYDDGFAAWINGQEVYRSPQMPAGPPDWNTNAASHESSDDPTPTYDPDVDIYSVVAPHLQVGTNVLAIGVWNNSAPNSNDLVLVPRLAINDPTTDNCPNVVNPDQLDGDGDGIGDACDPSP, via the coding sequence CCTGCGACGCTTGCCCCAACGATGCCAACAACGACATCGATGGTGACACCGTCTGTGGCGACGTGGACAACTGCCCGACCACGTCGAATGTCAGTCAGACCGACACCGACAGCGACACGCTTGGCGACGCCTGCGACACCTGCCCCAACGATGCCAACAACGACATCGACGGTGACACGATCTGCGGTGACGTGGATAACTGCCCGACGACGTCCAACGTCGGCCAGGCCGACACCGACAGCGACACGCTGGGCGACGCCTGCGACACCTGCCCCAACGACGCCAACAACGACATCGACGGTGACACGATCTGCGGTGACGCGGATAACTGTCCGACGATCTCCAACAGCTCGCAGACGGATGCGGACAGCGATGGAGCCGGCGACGCCTGTGACGTCTGCCCGAATGATGTCAACGATGACATCGATGGCGACGGAGTCTGTGGCGACGTCGACAACTGCCCGACGCTCGCCAACGCATCCCAGACCGACACGGACAGCGACGGCTTGGGAGATCTCTGCGACGCGGACGACGACAATGACGGTGTGGCCGACGGGCCGGATTGTGCGGAGCTGATCATCGGCGTCGCCGACGATCCGGATCCGGTCTCTGACTCGCTCCGCCTGTCGAAGTCCGGCGGACAGGTGACCCTGGAGTGGGGACGTGCCGCGCAAGGCCAGACGTACAATGTGTACCGTGGCAACTTCGACTCGGGCACGTTCAACTACGACGAGAGTTGCCTAAATGGTCCGATCCCCTCGCGGACGACGACCGACGATACGGCTCTCGCACCGGGCACGGGGCACTACTTCCTGGTCGGCGCGCGCAACCGATGCAACGACAGCGTCATCGGCAGCGATAGCGACGGAATACTACGCAACCCGGCCATCGCCTGCGCCGTGGCCGAACTGGATTTCGACATCGACGGCATCGGCGATCTTGACGACAACTGTGCCATGGTGGCGAACGCATCTCAGGACGACGCGGATGTCGATTTCGTGGGCGATGCCTGCGACAACTGTGCGGCGAACTCGAACCCGAACCAGTCGGATCGTGATGCCGACGGCGCCGGCGACGAGTGCGACACCTGTACCGATTTCGACGGCGACGGCTTCGGCGACCCCGGGTTCGCGGCCAACCAGTGCGCCCTCGACAACTGCCCAGGAATCGCAAACCCGTTGCAGGTCGACGGCGATGGGGACGGCATCGGCGACGCGTGCGATAGCTGTCCGGCCGACGCAAATAATGACGCCGATGGCGACGGCCGCTGCGCCAACGTCGATAACTGCCCGGTCACCGCGAATCCGCTGCAACAGGACGTTGATGGCGACCTGATCGGTGACGCGTGTGATAGTTGTGTGGATTCCGACGGAGATGGCTTCGCCAACCCCGGCTCAGGCTCTATCTGTCCCGACGACAATTGCCCGACGATCTCGAATGCCGGCCAGCTGGATGGCGACGGCGACGGGATGGGAGACGTGTGCGATAGCTGCCCGGCGGATCCGGCGAACGACGCCGACAGCGACGGTGTGTGCGACGATCTGGACAACTGTGTCGGACTGGCCAACGGTCCGCAGATCGATTCCGATCTCGACGGCATAGGTGACGCATGCGACAGTTGCCCGCTGAACCCCGCGCCTGCTTGCGTCCCTTGTCCGGTAGGGACCGACCCCGATAATGACGGTGTCTGCTACCTGGAGAGCGTACTCCTGGAGGGCGTCGGCCTGATCGCGGACGTCGTCCTCGATAGCGGCTCACCGCTCGTCTACGTGGCGAATGACGACGACCCCGGGATCGGAACCGCCTGGACCGCTGATGTCTTCAATGACAGCGGCTGGACACCGGGTACGTTCGGGATTGGATACGAGTCCAACGTGGTCGGGGCCCACAACCTGATCTCGACACCGGTATCCGAAGATAGCCTCTCGATCTATACACGAAGCGAGATCCAGATCACGGATCTGCCGTCCATCACGCGTTTCACGGTTGAACTGGATTACGACGACGGGGTCGCGATCTGGCTAAATGGTGTCGAGATTCATCGCACTCTGGAGGTTCCCGCCGGCGCTCTTGCGTGGGATTCCAACTCCCTGGCTCACGAGTCCAGCAACGGACCGTTCCCGATCTACTCACGCCCCGTCGATCTTTCGTCGGTCGCCATCCCCCTGCTTCGCGAGGGCTCGAACACCGTCGCCATCGGTGTCTGGAATAGCGCGCCGATGGTTGGCCCGTCGACCGATCTGGTCGTCGCACCGCGAATCGTGGTCAAACGACCGATAACCCCGAACATGCGCTACCTGACCAATGTCTCGGACCCCGGACTAGGACTGTCCTGGACGGCGACTGCGTTCAACGACGGCCCCTGGACCGAGGGTCAATACGGCGTCGGCTACGAACGGGGTGTTGGAGCGGAGGCGCTGATCGCGACGACTGTGACGGATGGAGCGCACTCCGTCTACACTCGAACAAACTTCACGCTGACGAGTCTCGCAGAGATCAACAGCATGCTCCTGGCTGCCGATTATGACGATGGATTCGCGGCGTGGATCAATGGCCAGGAAGTCTACCGGTCGCCCCAGATGCCTGCGGGCCCGCCGGACTGGAATACAAACGCTGCAAGCCACGAGTCCAGCGACGATCCGACGCCGACCTATGATCCGGACGTGGATATCTATTCCGTCGTGGCACCCCATCTTCAAGTTGGCACTAACGTTCTGGCCATCGGTGTCTGGAATAACTCTGCGCCGAATTCCAATGACCTGGTTCTAGTGCCGAGGCTAGCGATTAACGACCCGACCACGGACAATTGTCCCAACGTGGTCAATCCGGACCAACTCGATGGCGACGGCGACGGAATCGGCGATGCCTGCGATCCGAGCCCTTGA
- a CDS encoding thrombospondin type 3 repeat-containing protein, translated as MIRRAVLLALLCLVATVTLAQTDIYVDDDNCPGGTGTDLDPYCLIQDGICSIKDTGGGTVYVRPGFYNESLRMFPTVNVVSTDGPAVTTVDADGKPCVTSACVDSMINLTCSTVVFGSGFNNSTRLDGFRIIGGTGLFRNFGDGSPPNALAGGGVFVFASAPTITNNEIVGNNLSHANLSNDFWGGGIYVGGGTYGSPQTPVITLNLIQENVADPPAGQNSGYLSGAQGGGLYIGSYMAPMVEYNTIRSNQAGDTNKVNQFGSGGGIIIYTLTPNSIPTISKNLVQDNNAADVGGGLSLGQAYELTPEIAYFPSWATVENNVFELNRSFSGGGLHSSTTRGTVLNNTFADNSAEFGGGLSSGITANPADVVTVRNNIVAFNTSVLYAAGGMGIYGSYPDLTYNDFFANIPNNIDGDVTDVDHIGLDGNISADPAFLSRIPGNRDLRLDITSGVIDQGDDTGVSATDILGFPRIQDGDVDGIARVDMGAYEFTRDTDGDGDPDYSDPDDDGDGVPDGSDCAPAFAGIQLPPEPIGNTMTADGGIGGVRFTWQRSLFGPVANAYRGTVDIGSGWNYDLTCLTSETTGLQAFDPETPPQGKVFYYLVAAVNACGESRAGIDSNSVEIFASPTCDPQGNDEDGDGVMDTADNCPATPNSDQANSDSDADGDACDDDDDGDGIPDGSDNCRTVSNVGQADVDGDTVGDDCDNCPVDDNTDQADLDADGAGNACDNDSDNDLIDDESDNCPLAPNPMQEDGDVDGTGDACDNCPIDANMDQADGDGDGVGDVCDSCLIDPFNDADGDGLCAEVDNCPNDNNAGQADGDTDGIGDPCDNCPTNSNGGQADADGDGIGDVCDSCPLDAANDEDGDGDCADVDNCPLVSNSNQKDDDIDGVGNLCDNCVDDFNPTQDDFDNDGIGDACDPCQDSDADTICDGMDNCVDISNTAQTDADTDGIGDACDTCTDIDNDLFGDPAFPANVCGNDNCISDSNPAQIDIDFDGIGDACDTCPNDPGNDVDSDTICGDVDNCLIVANMSQTDTDTDGLGDACDNCPGVINLNQLDGDNDGVGDVCDACPNDPDNDLDMDGLCAGVDNCPFTQNVGQADGDSDGAGDACDNCLTVSNAGQEDIDNDGAGDACDTCTDTDGDGFGDPTFPNAGCSLDNCPAISNVSQSNMDGDASGDVCDVCPNDALDDSDGDTVCGDIDNCPLIANLDQSDIDMNGEGDLCDADIDGDTLLNGADNCELVANLNQLDGDGDLVGDVCDNCPAISNASQADLDVDNIGDVCDTCANDALDDGDADGLCADFDNCPAISNVDQADADFDGRGDLCDPCPTDPDIDADDVCNDDFVLVELEMPSETVLIEFADAIETVVVDTGSAMRYLANYGDPMIGETWTAEVFDDAMWDSGTYAIGYETAPSGGAIDLIDTGIASGAFSVYTRTDFVIADILAVNNMFLGVDYDDGVVAWVNGVEVFRSAQMPGGATAWNTNSGSHESSNGPVPDPRPFFDISLAALPQLKDGTNILAIGVWNSGAPASSDLVLSPRLSINRQVTSNMRYLANSADPGIGITWTAPGFDDATWSEGAYGVGYELTTGADQLIQTDVLPGSLSVYTRATFEIASVLLVQNLFLGADYDDGFIAWINGVEVYRSPEMALGVPTWDADPDPHESSNGALPRYTPEFDISGLGKPALVNGTNVLAIGVWNNVPSNPPSTELVLVPKLSMNRMSAAPVKYVANRTDPGIGLSWVETAFDDSAWSEGLFGIGYETGTVGARNILQTTVPTDSFSVYTRTVINVPDLSSVNNVFFGVDYDDGVIAWLNGQEFFRSREMPFFDPAWNTNVNLHEASNGLVPNYQPIRDVTFKALPSMVQGQNLLAIGVWNSGAPTSSDLVVVPRLSVDGSSVDNCPNAFNPAQLDLDADGAGDVCDPDDDNDLLADVIDNCPTVANTGQEDGDGDGVGDVCDNCPVDANTSNTDSDSDGLGDACDVCPLDADNDIDGDLVCGNLDNCPTISNIAQVDSDMDGLGDICDNCPIDDNPLQSDGDLDGDGDACDICPLDADNDIDADTICGDVDNCPVVANMDQMNDDGDSAGNVCDCAPGDSNVQTVPFGIAIGLSKTPGTRLAWAATAGATSFDVVSGALGDLHGSGYSLATCEGEDVLVTEWTDPRVDPAPGSGYFYLVRGLNSCGSGDYDTDSDGAARLPGNDCTP; from the coding sequence ATGATTCGCCGAGCAGTCCTGTTGGCATTGCTATGCCTCGTGGCGACGGTAACGCTCGCTCAAACCGACATCTATGTCGATGACGACAACTGTCCCGGTGGCACCGGGACCGATCTCGACCCGTATTGTTTGATACAAGACGGGATCTGCAGCATCAAGGACACCGGCGGTGGCACCGTTTACGTGCGACCGGGTTTCTACAATGAGTCGCTGCGGATGTTCCCGACGGTTAACGTCGTGTCTACGGACGGACCCGCCGTCACGACGGTCGATGCCGATGGCAAGCCGTGTGTGACGTCGGCGTGTGTCGACAGCATGATCAACCTCACCTGTTCGACGGTGGTATTCGGCTCCGGGTTCAATAACAGCACCAGGCTGGATGGGTTCCGGATCATCGGCGGTACGGGTCTGTTCCGAAACTTCGGTGATGGGTCCCCTCCGAACGCGCTGGCCGGCGGCGGCGTATTCGTATTTGCCAGCGCACCGACCATCACCAATAACGAGATCGTCGGCAACAATTTATCCCACGCAAACCTCTCCAATGACTTCTGGGGTGGTGGCATCTACGTCGGTGGTGGAACGTACGGCTCCCCCCAGACCCCGGTGATCACCCTCAATCTCATCCAGGAAAATGTTGCCGACCCGCCTGCAGGCCAAAACTCCGGATATCTGTCGGGAGCTCAAGGGGGCGGCCTCTACATCGGTTCGTACATGGCGCCGATGGTGGAGTACAACACGATCCGCAGCAATCAAGCGGGTGACACCAACAAGGTCAATCAGTTTGGATCCGGCGGCGGCATTATCATCTACACGTTGACGCCGAATTCGATACCCACGATTTCGAAGAATCTTGTTCAGGACAACAACGCCGCAGACGTGGGTGGTGGCCTCTCTCTTGGTCAGGCGTACGAATTGACTCCCGAGATCGCGTATTTCCCTTCCTGGGCAACGGTCGAGAACAACGTCTTTGAATTGAATCGGAGCTTCAGCGGTGGAGGCTTGCACTCCTCTACTACGAGGGGGACGGTTCTCAACAACACGTTCGCCGATAACTCAGCGGAGTTCGGCGGGGGCCTGAGCTCCGGTATAACCGCGAACCCGGCCGATGTCGTGACGGTGCGAAACAATATCGTGGCCTTCAATACGTCCGTGTTGTACGCCGCCGGTGGGATGGGGATCTATGGATCCTACCCCGACCTGACCTACAACGACTTTTTCGCGAATATCCCGAACAACATCGACGGCGACGTGACGGACGTTGATCATATCGGACTCGACGGAAACATCTCCGCCGACCCCGCGTTCCTCAGTCGAATTCCAGGCAACCGCGACCTGCGTCTGGACATCACGAGCGGTGTAATCGATCAGGGTGACGACACGGGCGTGAGCGCCACGGACATCCTCGGTTTCCCGCGGATCCAGGATGGCGATGTCGATGGGATTGCCCGTGTCGATATGGGTGCCTACGAGTTCACGCGAGACACCGATGGGGACGGCGACCCCGATTACTCCGACCCCGACGACGACGGCGACGGAGTCCCGGACGGCTCCGATTGTGCGCCGGCGTTTGCAGGAATCCAACTACCACCGGAGCCCATCGGAAACACGATGACGGCCGACGGTGGGATCGGCGGCGTCCGATTTACCTGGCAGCGCAGCCTCTTCGGGCCTGTCGCCAACGCCTATCGCGGCACCGTCGATATCGGATCCGGCTGGAACTATGACCTGACCTGCCTGACGAGCGAGACGACCGGACTACAGGCTTTCGATCCCGAGACACCGCCGCAGGGCAAGGTCTTCTACTATCTGGTGGCCGCTGTCAACGCGTGCGGCGAGAGCCGTGCGGGGATCGACAGCAACAGCGTAGAGATCTTTGCCTCCCCAACCTGCGATCCGCAGGGCAATGATGAGGACGGCGACGGCGTGATGGATACCGCGGACAACTGCCCAGCCACGCCAAATTCGGATCAGGCCAATAGCGACAGCGACGCGGATGGTGATGCGTGTGACGACGATGACGACGGCGACGGGATTCCGGACGGCTCGGACAATTGTCGCACCGTTTCCAACGTCGGACAGGCGGACGTCGATGGCGATACGGTCGGTGACGACTGCGACAACTGCCCCGTCGATGACAACACCGACCAGGCCGATCTGGACGCCGACGGCGCCGGCAACGCCTGCGATAACGACAGCGACAACGATCTCATCGACGACGAGTCCGACAATTGCCCGCTGGCGCCAAACCCAATGCAGGAAGACGGCGACGTCGATGGCACCGGTGATGCCTGCGACAACTGCCCGATAGACGCCAACATGGATCAGGCTGACGGCGACGGCGACGGGGTCGGAGATGTCTGTGATTCTTGTCTGATCGATCCCTTCAACGACGCCGACGGCGATGGTCTTTGCGCCGAGGTTGACAATTGTCCCAATGACAACAACGCCGGTCAGGCAGATGGGGATACCGACGGCATCGGCGACCCTTGCGATAACTGCCCGACCAACTCGAACGGCGGTCAGGCCGATGCTGACGGGGACGGCATCGGCGACGTTTGTGATAGCTGCCCTCTGGACGCCGCCAACGACGAGGACGGCGACGGAGATTGTGCGGACGTCGACAACTGTCCGCTGGTCAGCAATAGCAATCAGAAAGACGACGATATCGACGGTGTCGGTAACTTGTGTGACAACTGCGTCGACGACTTCAATCCGACTCAGGACGATTTCGATAACGACGGCATTGGAGATGCCTGCGATCCCTGCCAGGACAGCGACGCCGACACCATCTGCGATGGCATGGATAACTGCGTCGACATCAGCAACACCGCCCAGACGGATGCCGATACGGACGGCATCGGTGATGCCTGTGACACCTGTACGGACATCGACAACGACCTGTTCGGTGACCCGGCATTCCCGGCCAACGTTTGCGGCAATGACAACTGTATAAGCGACTCCAACCCCGCCCAGATCGATATCGACTTCGATGGAATCGGGGACGCTTGTGACACCTGCCCCAACGACCCGGGCAACGATGTCGACAGCGACACCATCTGCGGCGACGTAGATAATTGCCTGATCGTCGCGAACATGAGCCAGACGGATACGGACACGGACGGGTTGGGCGACGCATGCGACAACTGCCCCGGCGTCATCAACCTGAATCAGCTGGACGGCGACAACGACGGCGTCGGCGATGTCTGCGATGCCTGCCCCAACGATCCCGATAACGACCTGGATATGGACGGATTGTGCGCCGGCGTCGACAACTGTCCGTTTACCCAGAACGTCGGTCAGGCGGACGGCGATTCCGACGGTGCCGGTGACGCATGTGACAACTGCCTAACGGTCTCCAATGCGGGACAGGAAGACATCGACAACGATGGTGCCGGGGATGCGTGCGACACATGCACCGACACGGATGGGGACGGCTTCGGCGATCCGACGTTCCCGAACGCTGGTTGCAGCCTGGATAACTGTCCTGCCATCTCCAACGTCTCTCAGTCCAATATGGACGGCGATGCCAGCGGTGACGTGTGCGATGTCTGCCCCAACGACGCCCTGGACGATTCGGACGGAGACACGGTGTGTGGGGATATCGATAACTGTCCGCTGATCGCAAACCTCGACCAGTCCGACATCGACATGAATGGCGAAGGCGATCTGTGCGATGCCGACATCGATGGCGACACGCTGCTCAACGGTGCCGACAATTGCGAGTTGGTCGCGAATCTGAATCAGCTGGATGGCGATGGCGACCTCGTCGGCGATGTCTGCGACAACTGCCCTGCCATCTCGAACGCCAGTCAGGCTGACCTCGACGTCGACAACATCGGCGACGTATGCGACACGTGTGCAAACGACGCGCTGGACGACGGCGACGCCGACGGACTCTGCGCCGACTTCGACAACTGCCCCGCCATTTCGAACGTGGATCAAGCGGACGCCGACTTCGACGGTCGCGGAGATCTCTGCGATCCCTGCCCGACGGACCCGGACATCGATGCCGACGACGTCTGCAACGACGATTTCGTGCTGGTGGAGCTGGAGATGCCGTCGGAAACGGTGCTGATCGAGTTCGCCGACGCAATCGAAACGGTCGTCGTCGATACCGGATCTGCGATGCGATACCTTGCGAACTACGGCGATCCCATGATCGGGGAGACCTGGACGGCGGAAGTGTTCGACGACGCGATGTGGGACTCGGGCACCTATGCCATCGGCTACGAGACGGCACCCAGCGGGGGCGCGATCGACCTCATCGATACGGGGATCGCCTCCGGTGCATTCTCGGTCTACACACGAACCGACTTCGTTATCGCGGATATCCTGGCCGTCAACAACATGTTCTTGGGCGTAGATTACGATGACGGCGTCGTCGCGTGGGTCAACGGTGTCGAGGTCTTCCGTTCCGCTCAGATGCCGGGAGGTGCGACGGCGTGGAATACCAACTCCGGTAGCCATGAGTCCAGCAACGGACCGGTCCCGGATCCCCGTCCGTTCTTTGACATCTCGCTTGCTGCCCTGCCACAACTCAAGGATGGAACCAACATCCTGGCGATCGGCGTCTGGAACAGCGGCGCCCCGGCGTCCAGTGACCTGGTGCTTTCGCCAAGACTCTCGATCAACAGGCAAGTCACCTCCAACATGCGATACCTGGCGAATAGCGCAGATCCCGGGATCGGAATCACTTGGACCGCGCCAGGGTTCGATGACGCCACATGGTCCGAGGGTGCGTATGGTGTCGGATACGAACTGACGACGGGTGCAGATCAGTTGATCCAGACCGACGTCCTGCCGGGCTCGCTCTCTGTTTACACGCGTGCGACTTTCGAAATCGCAAGTGTCTTACTTGTGCAGAACCTATTCCTCGGTGCCGACTACGATGACGGATTCATCGCGTGGATCAACGGCGTCGAGGTTTATCGTTCGCCGGAAATGGCGCTTGGGGTTCCGACGTGGGATGCCGATCCGGATCCCCACGAGTCCAGCAACGGTGCGCTCCCTCGCTACACGCCAGAATTCGATATCTCCGGCCTCGGGAAACCTGCACTCGTCAATGGAACGAATGTGCTGGCGATCGGCGTCTGGAACAATGTTCCCAGCAACCCGCCATCGACCGAGCTGGTCCTGGTGCCAAAACTGTCGATGAACCGCATGTCAGCAGCTCCGGTGAAATACGTGGCCAATCGGACGGACCCTGGAATTGGACTCAGCTGGGTCGAGACCGCGTTTGACGACAGCGCCTGGAGCGAGGGACTCTTCGGAATCGGTTACGAGACCGGAACCGTTGGAGCGCGGAACATCCTGCAGACCACGGTCCCGACCGACAGCTTTTCGGTCTATACGCGAACCGTGATCAATGTCCCGGACTTGTCGTCGGTGAACAACGTCTTCTTCGGTGTCGACTACGACGACGGAGTCATCGCATGGCTGAACGGGCAGGAGTTCTTCCGTTCGCGGGAGATGCCCTTCTTCGATCCGGCATGGAATACCAATGTCAATTTGCACGAAGCCAGCAACGGCCTGGTGCCCAACTACCAGCCAATTCGGGATGTGACCTTCAAGGCCCTGCCGTCGATGGTGCAGGGACAGAATCTACTGGCGATCGGTGTATGGAACAGCGGAGCGCCGACGTCCAGCGACCTCGTCGTGGTCCCGCGCCTGTCCGTAGACGGGTCGAGTGTGGACAACTGCCCCAACGCCTTCAATCCTGCGCAGCTCGATCTTGATGCCGATGGGGCGGGCGACGTCTGCGACCCCGACGATGACAACGATCTGCTGGCCGATGTCATCGACAACTGTCCCACGGTCGCCAACACCGGCCAGGAAGACGGCGATGGTGACGGCGTGGGCGATGTCTGTGACAACTGCCCTGTCGACGCCAACACCAGCAATACCGATAGCGACTCAGACGGGCTTGGCGATGCCTGCGATGTCTGCCCGCTCGATGCCGACAACGATATTGATGGCGATCTCGTCTGCGGCAATCTCGATAACTGTCCGACGATCTCAAACATCGCGCAGGTCGACTCCGACATGGATGGACTGGGAGACATCTGCGACAACTGTCCAATCGATGACAATCCGCTGCAGAGCGATGGTGACCTCGATGGAGACGGCGATGCCTGCGACATCTGTCCGCTGGATGCTGACAACGACATCGATGCGGATACGATCTGCGGCGACGTCGACAACTGTCCGGTCGTTGCGAATATGGATCAAATGAACGACGACGGTGACTCGGCCGGAAATGTGTGCGATTGCGCACCAGGTGACTCGAACGTGCAGACCGTCCCATTCGGCATAGCAATCGGGCTGTCCAAGACACCCGGAACCCGCCTGGCCTGGGCCGCAACGGCCGGCGCGACCAGTTTCGACGTGGTCAGCGGCGCGCTGGGTGATCTCCATGGAAGTGGGTATTCACTGGCCACCTGCGAGGGCGAAGACGTGCTGGTGACGGAGTGGACCGATCCTCGAGTCGATCCGGCACCCGGATCCGGGTACTTCTACCTTGTCCGGGGCCTGAACTCCTGCGGATCGGGTGATTACGACACGGACAGCGATGGCGCTGCCCGGCTCCCGGGCAACGACTGCACACCCTGA